A segment of the Candidatus Cloacimonadota bacterium genome:
TGTCTGTTCGAGCGTTAAAACTTTCCGAATCTTATGTGAGAGAATTCCTTTGTGAGAAGCTTCGGAAAATGCTAAAATTTGCCAAATTTTGTAAATTTGGCAAATTTAAAAGATCACAAAAAACAGGAGAGAAAAAATGCCAAGCATTCGCATTCAAAGAATGGAAAAAGAACTCCTGAAATTATTTAATAATGTCATAAATTATAAGTTAAGAGACAAAAACTTACAATGGGTTTCCATTTCAGAAGTTAAACTTTCCAAAGATTTGTCGCATGCCAGGATTTATTTTACCTTTCTAAATAAAGGTTCAAAAAAGAAGATCGAGCAGGTTCTAACAAAAAGTTCCGGATTTTTCAAGAAAGAAATTGCTTCTTCGAAACTTTTAAGAATAATACCGGAATTAAGTTTTTTCTATGATGATCTGGAAGAAAATGCCCGGCATTTAGAGG
Coding sequences within it:
- the rbfA gene encoding 30S ribosome-binding factor RbfA — its product is MPSIRIQRMEKELLKLFNNVINYKLRDKNLQWVSISEVKLSKDLSHARIYFTFLNKGSKKKIEQVLTKSSGFFKKEIASSKLLRIIPELSFFYDDLEENARHLEDIFAKIHAEENES